In a genomic window of Gadus macrocephalus chromosome 9, ASM3116895v1:
- the LOC132464213 gene encoding secretory carrier-associated membrane protein 5 codes for MAENNFPPLPRFIPLKPCFYQDFNEIPDQHRTMCKRLYYLWILNSATLAVNLIGCLAWMCGGGGATNFGMAILWLILFTPCSYVCWFRPIYKAFKTDSSFNFMAFFFVFMAQVVISIIQTVGIPGWGVCGWLATITFFSTNVGSAVVMLIPTIMFTAVAVLSFIALTRVHNLYRGSGGSMGKAQEEWTTGAWKNPHVQEAAQQAAMGAAQGAMQQNMQQQNPQQNQYSAAPTYNYDEPM; via the exons ATGGCAG AAAACAACTTCCCACCCCTGCCCCGCTTCATCCCCCTGAAGCCATGCTTCTACCAGGACTTCAACGAGATCCCGGACCAGCACCGGACCATGTGCAAGAGGCTCTACTACCTCTGGATCT TGAACAGTGCCACACTGGCCGTGAATCTCATTGGCTGCTTGGCATGGATGTGCGGTGGAGGCGGAGCAACCAACTTCGGCATGGCCATCCTGTGGCTCATTCTGTTCACTCCCTGCTCCTATGTGTGCTGGTTCAGGCCTATCTACAAGGCCTTCAA GACGGATAGCTCCTTCAACTTCATGGCCTTCTTCTTCGTGTTCATGGCCCAGGTTGTGATCAGCATCATCCAGACAGTAGGCATCCCAGGCTGGGGGGTTTG CGGTTGGCTGGCCACCATCACCTTCTTCAGCACCAACGTGGGCTCAGCTGTGGTCATGCTGATTCCCACCATAATGTTCACTGCAGTGGCCGTGCTGTCTTTCATCGCACTCACCAGG GTCCACAACCTATACCGCGGCAGTGGCGGCAGTATGGGCAAGGCCCAGGAGGAGTGGACCACGGGCGCCTGGAAGAACCCCCACGTCCAGGAGGCCGCCCAGCAGGCAGCCATGGGAGCGGCCCAGGGCGCCATGCAGCAGAACATGCAGCAGCAGAACCCGCAGCAGAACCAGTACTCTGCCGCCCCCACCTACAACTATGACGAGCCCATGTAG